The following proteins come from a genomic window of Campylobacter concisus:
- a CDS encoding restriction endonuclease subunit S, producing MSNFCNILIGGTPKRDNSAYYGGENLWLSISEMNSNVITDTKEKITNLGVKNSNVKLIPEGTTLVSFKLSIGKTAIAGTNLYTNEAIAAFVVKKEFKDKILDKFIFCLFDTKFIKLQKNGLNAFGQSLNLKDLNLIKIPLLPLSIQKQIVTDFEVLESEISQREQKLANLQGKYNEILNRHL from the coding sequence ATTTCTAATTTTTGCAATATTTTAATAGGTGGAACGCCCAAAAGGGATAATTCTGCATATTATGGCGGAGAAAATTTATGGCTAAGTATTTCAGAGATGAATTCAAACGTAATAACTGACACTAAAGAAAAAATTACAAATTTAGGGGTAAAGAACTCAAACGTTAAACTTATACCAGAAGGTACAACTCTTGTTAGCTTTAAACTAAGTATAGGAAAAACCGCCATTGCAGGAACTAATTTATATACAAATGAAGCAATAGCCGCCTTTGTTGTCAAGAAAGAGTTTAAGGATAAAATTTTGGATAAATTTATCTTTTGCTTATTTGATACAAAGTTTATAAAATTACAAAAAAATGGATTGAATGCTTTTGGTCAAAGCTTAAATTTAAAAGACTTAAATTTGATAAAAATCCCACTTCTGCCGCTTTCTATACAAAAGCAAATCGTAACAGATTTTGAAGTTTTAGAAAGCGAAATCTCGCAAAGAGAGCAAAAGTTAGCAAATTTGCAAGGCAAATACAATGAAATTTTAAATAGACATTTATAG
- a CDS encoding IMPACT family protein, translated as MQTIDRIFKAQLDIKKSNFLAFLCPISEFKSLHERLKEEHFKAVHVVWATRELNKYGQIVENQSDDGEPKGTSGQPSLNALRGADLINVGVLIVRYFGGIKLGTGGLVRAYSGAVNEVINEAIKDGGVMKFEIKDEIKFFTPFSLMSRFEHYFATKNLSEFEREFNDTGAIWSINLNEAEFAELFKFCKEFEATEFKFLALALSGKSLFAHQS; from the coding sequence TTGCAGACGATTGATAGGATTTTTAAAGCACAGCTTGATATAAAAAAGTCAAATTTTTTAGCATTTTTGTGCCCGATAAGCGAATTTAAAAGTTTGCATGAACGCCTAAAAGAGGAGCATTTTAAGGCCGTTCATGTAGTTTGGGCAACAAGGGAGTTAAACAAATACGGACAAATAGTCGAGAATCAAAGCGACGATGGCGAGCCAAAGGGCACTAGCGGTCAGCCAAGCCTAAACGCACTAAGGGGCGCTGATCTTATAAATGTTGGCGTCTTGATAGTCAGGTATTTTGGCGGGATAAAGCTTGGCACTGGAGGGCTTGTTAGAGCCTACTCTGGGGCTGTAAATGAGGTGATAAATGAGGCCATAAAAGATGGTGGCGTGATGAAATTTGAGATAAAAGATGAGATCAAATTTTTTACGCCATTTTCATTAATGAGCCGCTTTGAGCACTATTTTGCCACTAAAAATTTAAGCGAGTTTGAAAGAGAATTTAATGACACTGGAGCGATCTGGAGCATAAATTTAAACGAGGCTGAGTTTGCCGAGCTGTTTAAATTTTGCAAAGAATTTGAAGCAACTGAGTTTAAATTTTTAGCCCTTGCGCTTAGTGGCAAGAGCTTATTCGCTCATCAAAGCTAA
- a CDS encoding fumarate reductase flavoprotein subunit codes for MNVKYYDALVIGGGLAGLRAAVAAGEKGLSTVVLSLIPVKRSHSAAAQGGMQASLGNSKMSEGDNEDVHFADTVKGSDWGCDQQVARMFCQTAPKAIRELAAWGVPWTRITKGERSAIINAQKTTIVEKEEVHGLIHSRDFGGTKKWRTCFTADATGHTMLFAVANEALKHNVEIHDRKEAIALIHQNNRCYGAIVRDLVNGEITAYVSKGTLIATGGYGRVYKHTTNAVVCEGIGAAIALETGVAQLGNMEAVQFHPTPIVPSGILLTEGCRGDGGILRDVDGYRFMPDYEPEKKELASRDVVSRRIMEHIRAGKGVPSPYGYHVWLDISILGREHIEKNLRDVQEICEIFNGIDPADTEVYTDENGRQRGKGWAPILPMQHYSMGGIKTKPTGESPTLAGLFSAGEAACWDMHGFNRLGGNSVSETVVAGMIVGDYFADYCGKHEIEINTADIEKFVKKEEDYLKSLVEKEGKFNVFEIKNKMKDIMWEHVAIFRTGEGLAVAVKELEELYKQSLDVKVANKALFGNPELEEAYRVPKMLKLALCIAKGALDRTESRGAHCREDYPKRDDLNWLNRTLTSWKEGDTLPTIVYEPLDIMKMEMPPAFRGYGAKGNIIEHPDSAIRQKEVDEIREKMQAEGKSRQEIQEALMHYELQPKYKAPNERAGIGYE; via the coding sequence ATGAATGTAAAATATTATGATGCATTAGTTATCGGAGGTGGTCTAGCTGGTCTTAGAGCTGCTGTGGCTGCTGGAGAAAAGGGCTTAAGCACCGTCGTTTTAAGCCTAATACCTGTAAAACGCTCGCACTCTGCAGCTGCGCAAGGCGGCATGCAAGCCTCTTTGGGAAATTCAAAAATGAGCGAAGGCGACAACGAGGACGTGCACTTTGCCGACACGGTAAAAGGTAGCGACTGGGGCTGCGATCAGCAAGTTGCACGTATGTTTTGTCAAACTGCGCCTAAGGCGATCCGCGAGCTAGCCGCTTGGGGCGTGCCTTGGACTCGTATAACAAAAGGTGAGAGAAGCGCTATCATCAACGCTCAAAAAACGACTATCGTAGAAAAAGAAGAGGTCCACGGACTCATCCACTCTCGCGACTTTGGCGGAACTAAAAAATGGAGAACATGCTTTACGGCCGACGCCACCGGACACACTATGCTTTTTGCTGTTGCAAACGAAGCGCTAAAACACAATGTAGAAATTCACGACCGCAAAGAGGCGATCGCTTTGATACACCAAAATAACCGCTGTTACGGCGCGATCGTTCGTGACCTAGTTAATGGCGAGATCACAGCTTATGTTTCAAAAGGCACACTTATAGCAACTGGCGGTTATGGTAGAGTTTATAAACACACTACAAACGCTGTTGTTTGCGAGGGTATCGGCGCTGCGATCGCACTTGAGACTGGCGTAGCTCAGCTTGGCAATATGGAAGCTGTTCAGTTTCACCCAACTCCGATCGTCCCATCTGGCATTCTTTTAACAGAAGGTTGCCGCGGTGATGGTGGAATTTTACGTGACGTTGATGGATACCGCTTTATGCCTGATTATGAACCAGAGAAAAAAGAGCTAGCTAGCCGTGACGTCGTTAGCCGCCGTATCATGGAGCACATCCGTGCAGGCAAAGGTGTGCCTAGCCCTTATGGCTATCACGTTTGGCTTGATATCTCTATCCTTGGACGCGAGCATATCGAGAAAAATTTACGCGACGTTCAAGAAATTTGCGAGATATTTAACGGTATCGACCCTGCCGACACCGAAGTATATACCGACGAAAACGGTCGCCAACGCGGTAAAGGCTGGGCACCGATCCTACCTATGCAGCACTACTCTATGGGCGGTATAAAAACTAAGCCTACAGGCGAGAGCCCGACGCTAGCGGGTCTATTTAGCGCCGGCGAGGCTGCGTGCTGGGATATGCACGGATTTAACCGCCTAGGCGGCAACTCCGTTTCAGAAACTGTCGTCGCGGGCATGATCGTGGGCGATTATTTTGCCGACTACTGCGGTAAGCACGAGATTGAGATAAATACCGCTGATATCGAAAAATTCGTTAAAAAAGAGGAAGACTACCTAAAGAGCCTAGTCGAAAAAGAGGGCAAATTTAACGTATTTGAGATCAAAAACAAGATGAAAGACATCATGTGGGAGCATGTGGCGATCTTTAGAACTGGCGAAGGTCTAGCCGTAGCGGTAAAAGAGCTAGAAGAGCTTTATAAACAATCTTTGGACGTCAAAGTCGCAAACAAGGCGCTATTTGGCAACCCTGAGCTTGAGGAAGCCTACCGCGTACCAAAGATGCTAAAACTGGCCCTTTGTATCGCGAAAGGCGCGCTTGATCGCACCGAGAGCCGAGGAGCGCACTGCCGCGAAGACTATCCGAAACGCGACGACCTAAACTGGCTAAATAGAACTCTAACTAGCTGGAAAGAGGGCGATACGCTACCGACTATCGTGTATGAGCCGCTTGATATTATGAAAATGGAGATGCCACCAGCATTTAGAGGCTATGGTGCGAAAGGTAATATTATTGAGCATCCAGATAGTGCCATCCGCCAAAAAGAGGTTGATGAAATTCGTGAGAAAATGCAAGCTGAAGGTAAGAGCAGACAAGAAATTCAAGAAGCGCTAATGCACTACGAGCTTCAGCCTAAATATAAAGCACCAAACGAAAGAGCAGGAATAGGATATGAGTAG
- a CDS encoding fumarate reductase iron-sulfur subunit, with the protein MSRKITIKAFKYNPLSKISKPHFATYELEETDGMTLFIALNMIREKFDPDLSFDFVCRAGICGSCGMLVNGKPRLACRTLTKDFESGVIELMPLPVFKLLKDLSVDTGNWMNAMSRRVESWIHTDHETDISKLEEKVEPEVAQEVFELDRCIECGICVAACGTAIMRPDFIGAVGLNRVARFKIDALDKRTDEDFYELIGDDDGVFGCMTLLGCEDNCPKHLPLQSRIAYMRRKMAAIK; encoded by the coding sequence ATGAGTAGAAAAATAACCATAAAAGCATTTAAATATAATCCGTTAAGTAAAATTTCAAAGCCGCATTTTGCGACCTACGAGCTAGAAGAGACTGATGGTATGACATTGTTTATCGCGTTAAATATGATTCGCGAGAAATTTGACCCAGATCTTAGCTTTGACTTTGTTTGTCGTGCTGGAATTTGTGGAAGTTGTGGCATGCTTGTAAATGGTAAGCCAAGATTAGCTTGTAGAACTCTTACTAAAGATTTTGAAAGCGGAGTAATTGAGCTTATGCCTTTGCCAGTATTTAAGTTACTAAAAGACTTAAGCGTAGACACCGGCAACTGGATGAATGCGATGAGTAGGCGTGTGGAGAGCTGGATACACACAGATCACGAGACCGATATCTCTAAGCTTGAGGAAAAGGTTGAACCTGAAGTAGCGCAGGAAGTATTTGAGCTTGATCGCTGCATCGAGTGCGGTATCTGCGTGGCTGCATGCGGTACAGCTATCATGAGACCTGATTTCATCGGTGCGGTAGGACTTAACCGCGTAGCTAGATTTAAAATCGATGCGCTAGATAAACGAACCGACGAGGACTTTTACGAGCTTATCGGCGACGATGACGGCGTGTTTGGCTGTATGACTTTGCTAGGTTGTGAAGACAACTGCCCTAAACACTTACCACTTCAAAGTCGCATAGCTTATATGCGTAGAAAAATGGCTGCTATAAAGTAG
- the galU gene encoding UTP--glucose-1-phosphate uridylyltransferase GalU yields MIQTCLFPAAGYGTRFLPATKSLPKEMLPILTKPLIHYGVDEALEAGMDNMAFVTGRGKRALEDYFDISYELEKEIAGSSKESLLSEVRNLMSSCTFSFTRQNAMKGLGHAIYTGKTLVRDEAFGVILADDLCINENGEGVLSQMVKIYEKYRCSVVAVMEVPKEQTKSYGVVSGRFIEDDLIMVDDMVEKPDPAEAPTNLAIIGRYILTPDIFNILERTKPGKNGEIQITDALKTQAKDGMVLAYKFKGKRFDCGSIDGFVEATNFFYERSK; encoded by the coding sequence ATGATACAAACTTGCCTATTTCCAGCGGCTGGATACGGAACGAGGTTTTTGCCAGCTACAAAATCGCTCCCAAAAGAGATGTTGCCGATACTTACAAAACCGCTCATTCACTACGGCGTTGATGAGGCACTTGAGGCTGGCATGGATAATATGGCCTTTGTCACAGGACGCGGAAAAAGGGCGCTTGAGGACTATTTTGACATCAGCTACGAGCTAGAAAAAGAGATCGCAGGTAGCTCAAAAGAGTCGCTGCTAAGCGAAGTTAGAAATTTAATGAGCTCATGCACATTTTCATTTACTAGGCAAAATGCTATGAAAGGCCTTGGACATGCCATTTATACGGGCAAAACGCTAGTTCGAGATGAAGCATTTGGGGTCATTTTGGCAGATGATCTATGCATAAATGAAAATGGCGAGGGTGTGCTTTCACAGATGGTTAAAATTTATGAAAAGTATCGCTGCAGCGTAGTTGCAGTGATGGAGGTGCCAAAAGAGCAGACCAAGTCTTACGGCGTCGTAAGCGGTAGGTTTATAGAAGATGATCTTATAATGGTTGATGATATGGTTGAAAAGCCTGATCCTGCCGAGGCTCCGACAAATTTAGCGATAATCGGGCGCTACATCCTAACGCCAGATATTTTTAATATCTTAGAGCGAACAAAACCAGGCAAAAACGGCGAAATTCAGATTACAGACGCGCTAAAAACGCAGGCAAAAGATGGCATGGTGCTGGCTTATAAATTTAAGGGTAAGAGGTTTGACTGCGGCAGTATCGATGGGTTCGTCGAGGCTACAAATTTCTTTTACGAGCGCAGTAAATGA
- the lgt gene encoding prolipoprotein diacylglyceryl transferase — protein MEIWNDIYNHFNPVAFSVFGFSVHWYGLMYILALVLALAMAKYLVKKDKIPISNQLLDNYFFWVEIGVILGARLGWVLVYSGEISYYLTQPWQIFNPFHNGEFIGIRGMSYHGAVVGFLLATYLFCKRYKQNLWQLLDLCAVCIPFGYTFGRIGNFLNQELFGRVTDVSWAINVFGQPRHPSQLYEAFLEGLVIFIILFLYRKFKKFNGELIALYAILYTFARFICEFFREPDSGLGFIIFNLSMGQILSLIMCGFGIFIYAMLYKKFSKL, from the coding sequence ATGGAAATTTGGAACGACATTTATAACCACTTTAACCCAGTCGCCTTTAGCGTCTTTGGCTTTAGCGTGCACTGGTATGGGCTTATGTATATCTTAGCCCTTGTTTTGGCACTTGCCATGGCAAAGTATCTCGTTAAAAAAGATAAAATCCCAATCTCAAATCAGCTTTTGGATAACTACTTTTTTTGGGTAGAGATAGGTGTCATTTTAGGCGCTAGACTTGGCTGGGTTTTAGTTTATTCAGGCGAAATAAGCTACTACTTGACGCAGCCTTGGCAAATTTTTAATCCATTTCATAACGGCGAGTTTATAGGAATTCGTGGTATGAGTTACCACGGAGCAGTAGTTGGCTTTTTGCTTGCAACCTATCTGTTTTGCAAAAGGTATAAACAAAATTTATGGCAGCTACTTGATCTTTGTGCCGTTTGCATACCTTTTGGCTATACGTTTGGCAGGATCGGAAATTTCTTAAATCAAGAGCTTTTTGGGCGAGTTACGGATGTGTCTTGGGCGATAAATGTTTTTGGGCAACCAAGACATCCTAGTCAGCTTTATGAGGCATTCTTAGAAGGTTTAGTTATTTTTATTATTTTATTTTTATATAGAAAATTTAAGAAATTTAATGGCGAGCTGATCGCGCTTTATGCTATTTTATACACTTTTGCAAGATTTATTTGCGAGTTTTTTAGAGAGCCTGATTCAGGGCTTGGATTTATTATTTTTAATCTTTCAATGGGTCAAATATTATCACTTATCATGTGTGGTTTTGGAATTTTTATTTATGCCATGCTTTATAAAAAATTTTCAAAGCTCTAA
- a CDS encoding glucose-6-phosphate isomerase, giving the protein MIETSFKFNFASSDVIDSYAKRINDEYESGEIGYYHLPVLGQNLLGEIEEYEKGLAHIKNVVLVGIGGSSLGVKALKSMLDSTKEIKRELSFLDNVDPCSYKSTLDGLNFDETLFIISSKSGNTIETITIFKCLLDDFKPKNLGKNFLIITDPGTNLENFAKENGIKFFNIPKNVGGRFSVLSAIGLVPLGICGYDIKALLEGALACKKQYIEQKDSSIVAKAYHYATSRNASINVIFSYCDRFFEFNDWYVQLWAESLGKKRGYKRVGLTPVGLVGSRDQHSFLQLIMDGVKDKSVTFIKIKDHASDKTIPNFSLKGLEECDFVAGLSLNELINLQCDATAMALVQEGISVDTITLERLDEFHAGWLIFYYELLTSATGIMLGINTYDQPGVEIGKRILKTMLLK; this is encoded by the coding sequence ATGATAGAAACTTCATTTAAATTTAACTTTGCAAGCAGCGATGTCATCGACTCTTACGCCAAACGCATAAACGACGAGTACGAAAGCGGCGAGATAGGCTACTACCATCTGCCAGTGCTTGGGCAAAATTTACTTGGCGAGATCGAGGAGTATGAAAAAGGTCTTGCTCATATCAAAAATGTCGTGCTAGTTGGCATTGGCGGTAGCAGTCTTGGCGTAAAGGCGTTAAAATCAATGCTTGATAGTACAAAGGAGATAAAAAGAGAGCTTTCGTTTTTAGATAACGTTGATCCTTGCAGCTACAAAAGCACGCTTGATGGGCTAAATTTTGACGAGACACTTTTTATAATAAGCTCAAAATCTGGCAATACGATTGAGACGATCACTATTTTTAAGTGTTTGCTTGATGACTTTAAGCCTAAAAATTTAGGTAAAAATTTCCTAATCATAACTGATCCCGGGACAAATTTAGAAAATTTTGCCAAAGAAAATGGCATTAAATTTTTTAACATCCCAAAAAACGTTGGCGGTAGATTTAGTGTGCTAAGTGCGATCGGCCTTGTGCCTCTTGGCATCTGCGGATATGATATAAAGGCACTACTGGAGGGCGCACTTGCTTGCAAGAAGCAATACATCGAGCAAAAAGATAGCTCCATAGTCGCTAAAGCTTACCACTACGCCACTAGCAGAAATGCCAGTATAAATGTCATTTTTAGCTATTGCGATAGATTTTTTGAATTTAACGACTGGTACGTGCAGCTTTGGGCGGAGAGCCTTGGTAAAAAAAGAGGCTATAAAAGGGTCGGCCTTACGCCAGTTGGACTTGTCGGCAGCCGCGATCAGCACAGCTTTTTGCAGCTTATCATGGACGGCGTAAAAGATAAGAGTGTGACATTTATAAAGATAAAAGATCACGCAAGCGACAAGACTATTCCAAACTTTAGTCTAAAAGGGCTTGAAGAGTGCGATTTTGTAGCAGGTCTAAGCCTAAATGAGCTTATAAATTTGCAGTGCGACGCGACTGCTATGGCGCTGGTGCAAGAGGGCATAAGTGTCGATACGATCACACTTGAGAGGCTTGATGAGTTTCACGCTGGCTGGCTCATTTTTTACTATGAGCTGCTAACCTCAGCCACTGGCATCATGCTAGGCATCAACACCTACGATCAGCCAGGTGTTGAGATAGGAAAACGTATCTTAAAAACTATGCTTTTAAAGTAG
- a CDS encoding N-6 DNA methylase — MITKENLKEFLQKLNFIPDKSGEVFTKNYQNDNILINFKSQKIIYPKELICGDKTSSNFDHPENFVVLECIDRLLTSGYAPSNLEIERKWKLGRDQKSGKADIIVKDNQGSTYMIIECKTFGMEYKKELSKMIENGGQLFSYYQQETSAKFLLLYTADFDSNISKNEYFAIDLSDDEKISKNTDKTYENATNNIEKFQVWRDTYEYDGFSVGVFDSKPFNIKQNQKTLRSLQEITLSDVGGKYNEFATIMRKHNISGRENAFDKLLNLFLCKIIDELENPNELKFNYRGKRYDDIYAFSDRLQQLYQKGMMKFLQKEIAYVSDEQIQDAFKFLQKDPDETKKTIEKYFRELKFYTNNDFAFIEVYNEELFKKNVKILTEVVEMFENIRLTNSEHNQFLGDLFEGFLDQGIKQSEGQFFTPLPIVKFIIQSLPIEQILKENEDVRVIDYACGAGHFINEYASFIKTHYVKDADELKRYHKNIYGVEKESRLGKVSKVASFMYGQDLNIIDQDALAYHKDIDKGSFNVLIANPPYSVKGFLTTLKDDKNFDKYELSKVVETLETNNAIECFFVERAAQILDKDGVCGIVLPSSLINKTGKIYEKTREILLGNFEIIAISEFGNKTFGKTGTNTVILFLRRLANKPNALVHAKNRAVSVINDSSFLAQYNDRLNLGEYCEFMGYDKNKYKKFITQKVLLENEIFNEYEIAFKNSSEYKSIIKKKNLSEKEKEEQISNKMIEFIKGIEIDKFSIFQLVNYQNTLIIKAPNDNEEQKKFLGYDWSNAKGNEGIKYITDVAASGDDDETIENIKKISSIKTTLYDPAVLDNPEKLNFIIREAFDGKLKQFNENLKPYANLVNLRDCIDFRRASFDKAINLSAKSKVEITSKYPMVKLGTLLNTIETGSRPNGGVGNLNEGALSLGGEHIHNTNGIINLVNPKFVSIEYYENNQKGRLKQNDILLCKDGALTGKIALLRDELNNRRAMVNEHIFILRAADIITQKYIFYFLYSPLGQQILKQNITGAAQGGLNSTNLKNIRIPFSNNKENKKVFQKIVAECEKVDKEFKTIRMEIGELKAKMSEIFTKFGISFNSNGGGMS, encoded by the coding sequence ATGATAACAAAAGAAAATTTAAAAGAGTTTCTGCAAAAACTAAATTTTATACCGGATAAAAGCGGTGAAGTTTTTACTAAAAATTATCAAAACGACAATATTCTAATAAATTTCAAATCTCAAAAAATTATCTATCCAAAAGAGCTTATTTGCGGCGATAAAACTAGCTCAAATTTCGATCATCCCGAAAATTTCGTAGTTTTAGAGTGTATAGATCGCCTTTTAACTAGCGGTTACGCACCCTCAAATTTAGAGATAGAGCGCAAATGGAAACTCGGTAGAGATCAGAAAAGCGGTAAAGCCGACATTATCGTAAAAGATAATCAAGGCTCCACATATATGATAATAGAATGCAAAACTTTTGGCATGGAGTATAAAAAAGAGCTATCCAAAATGATAGAAAACGGCGGTCAACTTTTTAGCTATTATCAGCAAGAAACATCTGCAAAGTTTTTGCTTCTTTATACGGCTGATTTTGATAGTAATATATCTAAAAACGAGTACTTTGCGATAGATTTAAGCGACGATGAAAAGATAAGTAAAAACACTGATAAAACCTATGAAAATGCTACGAATAATATAGAAAAATTTCAAGTTTGGCGAGATACTTATGAGTATGATGGCTTTAGCGTAGGCGTATTTGATAGTAAGCCGTTTAACATAAAACAAAATCAAAAAACATTGCGAAGTTTACAAGAGATTACTTTAAGCGACGTGGGTGGTAAATATAACGAATTTGCGACAATTATGCGAAAGCACAATATTAGTGGACGAGAAAACGCTTTTGACAAACTCTTAAATTTATTTCTTTGTAAGATTATCGATGAGTTAGAAAATCCAAATGAGCTTAAATTTAACTATCGCGGCAAAAGATATGACGATATTTACGCTTTTAGCGATAGGCTCCAGCAACTTTATCAAAAAGGTATGATGAAATTTTTACAAAAAGAGATCGCATACGTCTCGGACGAGCAAATTCAAGATGCTTTTAAATTTCTTCAAAAAGATCCCGACGAGACTAAAAAGACGATAGAAAAATATTTTAGAGAGCTTAAATTTTATACGAATAACGACTTTGCGTTTATAGAAGTTTATAATGAAGAGCTTTTTAAGAAAAATGTCAAAATTTTGACCGAAGTAGTAGAAATGTTTGAAAATATTCGTCTAACAAATAGCGAGCATAATCAATTTTTAGGCGATTTGTTTGAGGGCTTTTTGGATCAAGGCATCAAGCAAAGCGAAGGTCAGTTTTTTACTCCACTTCCTATCGTTAAATTTATTATTCAAAGCCTACCAATAGAGCAAATTTTAAAAGAAAACGAAGATGTTAGAGTGATTGATTATGCTTGCGGGGCGGGGCATTTTATAAACGAATACGCAAGCTTTATTAAGACTCATTATGTAAAAGATGCGGACGAGTTAAAGCGTTATCATAAAAATATTTACGGCGTAGAAAAAGAAAGCCGTTTGGGTAAAGTAAGTAAGGTTGCAAGCTTTATGTACGGGCAAGATTTAAACATTATAGATCAGGACGCGCTAGCCTATCATAAAGATATCGATAAAGGCAGTTTTAATGTCTTAATCGCAAATCCACCCTACTCAGTAAAAGGCTTTTTAACGACACTAAAAGATGATAAAAATTTTGATAAATACGAACTTAGCAAAGTAGTTGAAACTTTAGAAACCAATAATGCAATCGAGTGTTTTTTTGTGGAGAGGGCTGCCCAAATTTTAGATAAAGACGGCGTTTGTGGTATCGTTTTGCCAAGCTCGCTTATAAATAAAACTGGTAAAATTTACGAGAAAACGCGCGAAATTTTGTTAGGAAATTTCGAGATTATCGCCATTAGTGAATTCGGAAATAAAACATTCGGTAAAACTGGCACAAATACGGTTATTTTATTTTTACGACGCCTAGCAAACAAGCCGAACGCCTTAGTCCACGCCAAAAACCGTGCCGTTAGTGTTATAAACGACAGCAGCTTTTTAGCGCAATATAACGACAGGCTAAATTTAGGCGAATACTGCGAATTTATGGGCTACGACAAAAATAAATACAAAAAATTTATAACGCAAAAAGTGCTTTTGGAAAATGAAATTTTTAATGAATACGAAATAGCTTTTAAAAATTCAAGCGAATATAAAAGTATAATTAAAAAGAAAAATTTAAGCGAAAAAGAAAAAGAAGAGCAAATTTCTAATAAGATGATCGAGTTTATCAAAGGTATCGAAATAGATAAATTTAGCATTTTCCAACTTGTAAATTATCAAAATACACTAATAATAAAAGCTCCGAACGATAACGAAGAACAGAAAAAATTTCTGGGATATGATTGGAGTAATGCCAAAGGCAATGAAGGAATAAAGTATATAACGGATGTAGCTGCTAGTGGCGATGACGACGAAACGATAGAAAATATAAAAAAGATAAGTTCTATCAAAACCACTCTTTATGATCCTGCGGTTTTAGATAATCCCGAAAAATTAAATTTTATCATTCGAGAAGCTTTCGACGGAAAATTGAAACAATTTAATGAGAATTTAAAGCCGTATGCGAATTTGGTAAATTTACGTGATTGCATAGATTTTCGCCGTGCTAGTTTCGATAAGGCGATAAATTTAAGCGCAAAAAGTAAAGTTGAGATAACGAGTAAGTATCCGATGGTGAAGCTTGGGACTTTGCTTAATACAATAGAAACTGGCTCACGTCCAAATGGTGGAGTTGGTAATTTAAATGAAGGTGCGTTAAGCCTTGGTGGAGAGCATATCCATAATACAAACGGCATAATAAATTTGGTAAATCCAAAATTTGTAAGCATTGAGTATTATGAAAATAATCAAAAAGGCAGATTAAAACAAAATGATATTTTGCTTTGCAAAGATGGAGCATTAACTGGGAAAATTGCACTTTTAAGAGATGAGCTGAATAACAGAAGAGCTATGGTAAATGAGCATATTTTCATACTTCGAGCAGCCGATATAATTACTCAGAAATATATTTTTTATTTTTTATATTCTCCGTTGGGTCAACAAATTTTAAAACAAAATATTACCGGTGCAGCACAAGGCGGGCTAAATTCTACAAATTTAAAAAACATAAGAATTCCTTTTAGTAATAATAAAGAAAATAAAAAAGTGTTTCAAAAAATCGTAGCCGAATGTGAAAAGGTCGATAAAGAGTTTAAAACGATCCGTATGGAAATTGGCGAGCTAAAAGCTAAAATGAGCGAAATTTTTACAAAATTTGGCATAAGTTTTAACTCAAATGGGGGGGGTATGAGCTAA
- a CDS encoding fumarate reductase cytochrome b subunit: MTGLIEGFLGKRSDDKKSRTPAAWDRWQSITGFILACFILCHMVFTSTILFGKDAFNAVVGFAEAKFLFGEATWWITNVIAAVIFAIFIAHAFLAMRKFPANYRQYLIFRGHKDRMKHLDTTLWWFQFLTGFALFFAASAHLVDIVFGGHITADKSAAAFHQLEIFYFALLVFMVVHASIGMYRLYVKWISIDGANKHEMFAKRNKAKTIVFAVYGILAIIALIADFVWISH, encoded by the coding sequence ATGACCGGGCTTATAGAAGGTTTTTTGGGAAAACGGTCGGACGACAAAAAAAGTCGCACTCCAGCCGCTTGGGATAGATGGCAAAGTATTACAGGGTTTATTTTGGCCTGTTTTATATTGTGCCATATGGTTTTTACTTCTACCATACTATTTGGTAAAGACGCATTTAACGCTGTCGTAGGGTTTGCGGAGGCTAAATTTTTATTCGGCGAGGCTACATGGTGGATCACTAACGTTATTGCCGCGGTAATATTTGCCATTTTTATCGCTCATGCATTTTTAGCTATGAGAAAATTTCCAGCAAACTACAGACAATATCTAATATTTAGAGGCCACAAAGACCGCATGAAGCACCTTGATACTACGCTTTGGTGGTTTCAGTTTTTAACCGGTTTTGCTCTATTTTTCGCAGCCAGCGCACACTTAGTGGATATAGTCTTTGGTGGACATATTACTGCAGATAAATCAGCGGCTGCATTTCATCAACTAGAAATTTTCTACTTCGCACTACTTGTTTTTATGGTCGTTCACGCTAGTATCGGTATGTACCGCTTGTATGTCAAATGGATAAGCATTGATGGTGCAAATAAGCACGAAATGTTTGCCAAAAGAAATAAGGCAAAAACAATTGTATTTGCCGTTTATGGCATACTTGCTATAATTGCGCTAATCGCCGATTTCGTGTGGATCAGCCATTAA